In Pelodiscus sinensis isolate JC-2024 chromosome 2, ASM4963464v1, whole genome shotgun sequence, the following proteins share a genomic window:
- the CXCR6 gene encoding C-X-C chemokine receptor type 6, whose protein sequence is MEDLDCYYPELNLTCNDYSESDDFLRASKIFLPCMYALAFVFGLIGNALVIIIYIFCEKLKTLTDVFLVSLATADLLFLSTLPFWAYSAAHEWIFGSVTCKIIRGLYTLNLYTSMLTLTCITIERFIAIVQATKAHVNQAKRMVWGKVICILVWVMSVVFAIPQFIYSTQSTYDKSICHATYPSRLVELVLKVLQMTLGFLIPLLTMIICYSIIIKTLLHARSFQKHKSLKIIFSVVVVFILTQLPYNFLILLRNIYLEFYLDYNYDAAVVITEAIAYLHGCLNPILYFFIGAKFRKNVQKIMKNIRHVKHQGFMKQWQTTEEEGSKTCTASQNAEATSMYPL, encoded by the coding sequence ATGGAGGATCTGGATTGTTATTACCCCGAGCTTAACCTCACGTGCAACGATTATAGTGAGAGTGATGATTTTCTCAGGGCCAGCAAAATTTTTCTGCCCTGTATGTATGCATTAGCTTTTGTCTTTGGGCTGATAGGAAATGCTTTGGTCATTATCAtatacattttctgtgaaaaactGAAGACACTGACAGATGTATTTTTAGTGAGCTTGGCTACAGCTGACTTGCTTTTTCTTTCTACCTTGCCATTCTGGGCATATTCTGCTGCTCACGAGTGGATTTTTGGCTCTGTGACGTGTAAAATTATACGGGGCCTGTACACTTTGAATCTGTATACATCAATGCTAACCCTCACTTGTATAACTATTGAGAGGTTTATCGCTATTGTCCAAGCCACCAAAGCCCATGTGAATCAAGCCAAAAGAATGGTGTGGGGGAAAGTTATCTGCATTTTAGTTTGGGTGATGTCAGTAGTATTTGCAATACCACAATTTATATATAGTACACAATCCACATATGATAAGTCAATTTGTCATGCAACGTACCCATCCCGTCTCGTAGAATTGGTTCTTAAAGTACTTCAAATGACTCTTGGATTCCTTATCCCTCTGCTAACAATGATTATCTGCTACTCGATCATTATCAAAACTTTACTACATGCCAGGAGTTTCCAAAAGCACAAAtccttaaaaataatattttctgtagTAGTGGTGTTCATTCTTACCCAGTTACCCTATAACTTCCTGATACTCTTACGCAATATATACTTAGAATTCTACCTGGACTACAATTATGATGCTGCGGTAGTCATAACAGAAGCAATTGCTTATCTCCATGGCTGTCTCAACCCTATTCTGTATTTCTTTATTGGGGCCAAGTTCAGAAAGAACGTTCAGAAAATCATGAAGAACATCAGACATGTTAAGCACCAAGGCTTCATGAAGCAATGGCAAACCACTGAAGAGGAAGGCTCAAAAACTTGCACTGCTTCCCAGAATGCAGAAGCAACAAGCATGTATCCATTATAA